Proteins found in one Pelmatolapia mariae isolate MD_Pm_ZW linkage group LG7, Pm_UMD_F_2, whole genome shotgun sequence genomic segment:
- the LOC134630422 gene encoding probable E3 ubiquitin-protein ligase HERC4: MFSWGEDCQRGFYVKDGSGTDSTTTDDGVHYLNISHHIADLSAGRNVLAFVKSNGNAFFIQINESKDGRRARGRQKFVKHKEKIEAVSCGDDVVALLSESGKVLCVDTRHPPFTPRPLEAFSNIHVSQVACGSQHSVALTKDGQLYTWGQDCRGQLGLGTRKSVCRSPQHVPSLSAIPLIQVAAGGDQSFALSVSGGVFSWGRNDCGQLGLGDTKDRHTPAPVQCLNMKKAQRISCGKYHTAILTKHGAVFTFGSGQHGQLGHNSLRNELRPRLVAELWGAKVTEIACGRNHTLVLTESKKVYSFGCEDQGQLGHREESNPSVPLLVRLPQDTGEPKIRNIFAEDNCSFARCLSDEGIHKGSKTDCGIASQHCLDDMVDKWISECDSKPWKKKKQEVYRAFSSASCLNKSFLEQSGDKHFQTSPKYHGLNLNHAQLAFKKLLTKESAWAKIEAAVLHLLPSLDQKPVGVEGLRIYLLLNELLHAIQKQTWQQSTELAEAVAGAVARLSNESLKIIGDWWSSLSPSTMVRYVKVWKQALSEILSFKPVPRNSGVRNLLQVLQYMYNANSRVAESRRIPESDFCVSANEEFLFEDLQHWHLQSQQKYANAEPLILCKFPIVMALQSKKTVLDMNSECTQRQHQMAFGLPDKLNPLSNPNYFELRLQRASLLESTFRELEAAPHSDFKKPLVVHFDEDPKVTRVYRQDLFHHLFLKMVSEESGMFMLNDSKTLAWFPSNATEESKRNFFLFGLLCGLALYNQCIIHLPFPLVLFKKLLNLEPTLEDMMEFSPTIGRTLQTILNYEDDVLDNLYMDFWINWDGIDVDLDPQTPGKPLTSQNKKEFVEAYVNHTFNTSVESVFQEFKRGFFLVCEQDLVRLFRPEELQGVLVGQDVYDWEKFKQNTVYELEHVRHSTIQMFWEVFDELTEEQRKDFLRFLTGYRRAPILGMDQVKMKVRVKQIQSGTCDQHFPEALTCHSILNLPFYSTKEIMRDRLTEALLADTEFTL, translated from the exons ATGTTTTCCTGGGGAGAGGACTGTCAGCGCGGGTTTTACGTGAAAGACGGCTCCGGTACCGACAGCACGACCACTGATGATGGAGTTCATTATTTAAACATCAGCCATCACATCGCGGATCTGTCGGCAGGTCGAAACGTGCTGGCTTTCGTTAAAAGTAACGGAAACGCGTTTTTTATCCAAATAAACGAGAGCAAGGATGGGAGAAGAGCGAGAGGCAGGCAGA agtttgtgaaacacaaaGAGAAGATAGAGGCTGTGAGTTGTGGCGATGATGTGGTCGCACTGCTGTCTGAGAGCGGCAAAGTTCTCTGTGTGGACACCAGACACCCACCTTTCACTCCCAG gCCACTCGAAGCTTTTTCTAACATACACGTTTCTCAAGTTGCTTGTGGGAGTCAGCACTCCGTTGCACTCACCAAAG ATGGTCAGCTGTATACGTGGGGTCAGGACTGCAGGGGCCAGCTGGGTCTGGGTACGAGGAAGTCTGTCTGCAGATCACCTCAACATGTGCCATCACTGTCAGCGATCCCCCTGATCCAGGTCGCTGCAGGAGGAGACCAGAGTTTcgccctctctgtctctggagGTGTTTTCAGCTGGGGGAGAAATGACTGTGGACAGCTTGGGCTGGGAGACACAAAAG acagacacacaccagCTCCTGTTCAGTGTTTGAATATGAAGAAAGCTCAGCGCATTTCCTGTGGAAAGTACCACACAGCCATTTTGACAAAG CATGGGGCAGTGTTTACATTTGGCTCCGGTCAACACGGACAGCTCGGCCACAACTCACTACGCAATGAACTGCGTCCTCGACTTGTTGCGGAGCTCTGGGGGGCAAAGGTCACCGAGATTGCATGTGGAAG GAATCACACTTTGGTGCTGACCGAATCCAAGAAGGTCTACTCCTTTGGTTGTGAGGATCAAGGGCAGCTGGGACATCGAGAGGAGAGTAATCCATCTGTGCCACTGCTTGTTCGGCTGCCACAGG ACACCGGTGAGCCCAAAATCAGAAACATCTTCGCAGAAGATAACTGTTCATTTGCAAGATGCTTGTCTGATGAG gGCATTCACAAGGGTTCAAAGACTGACTGTGGCATTGCATCACAGCACTGTCTTGATGACATGGTTGACAAATGGATCTCTGAATGTGATTCAAAgccatggaaaaagaaaaaaca GGAAGTCTACAGGGCATTTTCCTCTGCATCCTGTCTGAATAAAAGCTTCCTTGAGCAAAG CGGTGATAAACATTTCCAAACTTCACCAAAGTACCACGGCTTAAACCTGAACCATGCACAGCTTGCTTTCAAGAAACTGTTAACAAAGGAAAGTGCTTGGGCAAAG ATCGAGGCCGCTGTGCTGCACCTGCTCCCTTCCCTTGATCAGAAACCAGTTGGAGTGGAGGGGTTGAGAATCTACCTTCTTCTCAATGAGCTTCTGCATGCAATCCAGAAACAAACATGGCAACAGAGCACAGAGCTTGCTGAGGCGGTAGCTGGTGCAGTAGCAAGGTTGTCGAATGAAAGTCTTAAGATCATAG GTGACTGGTGGTCCTCGCTGTCACCCTCCACCATGGTGCGATACGTTAAGGTGTGGAAGCAGGCCCTATCAGAGATCCTGTCCTTTAAACCTGTACCTCGCAACTCTGGAGTCAGAAATCTGCTGCAAGTCCTCCAATATATGTACAAT GCCAACAGCAGGGTTGCAGAGTCTCGAAGGATACCAGAAAGTGATTTTTGTGTGTCAGCTAATGAAGAATTCCTTTTTGAGGATTTGCAACATTGGCATTTACAGTCACAACAAAAG TATGCAAATGCTGAGCCACTCATCCTGTGCAAGTTCCCAATCGTGATGGCTCTGCAATCAAAGAAAACGGTGTTAGACATGAATTCTGAATGCACTCAG AGACAGCACCAGATGGCTTTTGGTTTGCCCGATAAATTGAATCCTCTGTCAAATCCAAATTACTTTGAACTGCGGCTGCAGCGTGCGTCACTCCTCGAAAGCACCTTCAGAGAGCTGGAAGCTGCTCCTCACAGCGACTTCAAGAAGCCACTTGTG GTCCATTTTGATGAGGACCCAAAGGTCACACGGGTATACAGACAAGACCTTTTTCACCACCTGTTTCTTAAAATGGTGTCAGAAGAATCTGGGATGTTCATGCTCAATGACTCCAAAACCCTGGCGTGGTTTCCCTCCAAT GCAACAGAGGAGAGCAAGAGAAACTTCTTCCTGTTTGGACTACTGTGTGGCTTGGCCTTGTACAACCAGTGTATCATACACTTACCATTCCCACTGGTTCTGTTCAAGAAGCTACTCAATTTAGAGCCAACACTGGAAGATATGATGGAGTTCAGCCCGACTATAGGACG GACTCTGCAGACCATCTTAAACTATGAAGATGATGTTCTGGATAATCTCTACATGGACTTTTGG ATAAACTGGGATGGAATAGATGTTGACCTGGATCCTCAAACTCCTGGAAAGCCACTGACAAGTCAAAATAA GAAGGAGTTTGTGGAGGCCTATGTGAATCACACCTTCAACACATCAGTGGAGAGTGTGTTCCAGGAGTTCAAGCGAGGCTTCTTCCTGGTGTGTGAGCAGGATTTGGTGAGGCTGTTTCGACCAGAGGAGCTGCAGGGAGTGCTGGTTGGCCAGGACGTGTATGACTGGGAAAAGTTTAAACAG AACACAGTTTATGAGTTGGAGCATGTTCGCCATTCCACCATACAGATGTTTTGGGAGGTGTTTGACGAACTAACTGAAGAGCAGAGGAAAGACTTCCTTC GGTTCCTGACTGGTTATAGAAGAGCTCCAATTCTTGGCATGGACCAGGTCAAGATGAAGGTTCGGGTTAAGCAAATTCAGAGCGGCACCTGTGATCAGCACTTCCCTGAGGCCCTGACATGTCACTCTATTCTGAATCTGCCTTTTTACTCAACTAAGGAGATCATGcgagacagactgacagaggcccTGCTAGCAGATACAGAATTCACACTGTGA